The Helicobacter ganmani nucleotide sequence ATAATCGGAAGTCGGCTCTAATCCACTCACTTGTGTTTCTTGCAGCAAATTCTCAAAATAAGCTTCATTAAACGCCCTAATTTCATCGGGAGTGTATTTCTCGTATGGATTAAATAGCTTAAGCGGTTTTTCCTCTGCTACTAATTTAGAATCTTCAGTCGGCATTTTTGCTCCTTTAAAATTTTTTAGCCTACATTCATTATAAACATAGGCTAAAGTAAGTCTAAGTTCAATAAACTTACTTTAACCTATTGCCATAAAGCTTTAAGGCTTTATGGGTTTTCAGATTCCTCATTCTTATTTTTAATTTCTTTGATAATATCTTTAATTGTGTTGATTGGAATTTTGTTTTCTGTTATTAGATTCCTCATTTGTTCTATCTTAATTTCGGTTGGTGTTGTATCTAAATCATCTGGAGTTGCTAGGTGGAGCAAGAAAGTTTTATACCCCTCTTTTCCTAACTCTTTTTCAATGTAAGCAATTTTATCTTTTGAGGTGAGTTGGGCTTGTTCTACCTCTGCATTTTCTAATTCTAATTTTTCCTCTTTCTGCGGATTTTCTGTATTTATAGATTCCATTGCCTTATTTTCTATGTTTTCTTGTGCTTGTCGGATAATTTCTTGTTTTTCCTCTTTTGTGAAAGGTTGAATGGTGTTTAACACTTCTTGTTCTTGCGATTCTTGTTTTACTTCTTCTTGTCTTTTTCTGCTTGCTAGAATTTGTCGTGCTTTTTCCTCATTTTTATCTACAACGACTTGCATATAAGGATTTACTTTACTTGCTTTAGGCTCATTTTTTTTAGCCTGCAATGGATTCTCATTGACAATCTGCACATAAGAATTTATTTTGGCAGTTTCTGTGGATTCTTTTTCTTTCTCTGTTTCTTGTAATTCTTTTTTGGTCTGCTCTATTTGTGCTTTTTCTAATTCCTCATTAGATTTTAGAGGAATCTTATCTGCGCCTTTCCATTGTGGATTTTTAAACCAATAATTTACTTTTGCTTTAATGGGGTGTTTGACAAATCCACGCACTAAAATTAAAATATCTGTATTGGGCATATTTAAAATATCTTGTGCTGGGACAAGCTCATACCCCTCACTTGAAGTAGAATCACTAGATTTGATTAAATCTAAATTGCCTTGCGAGCGTGAGATTTTCTTTCGTGTAAATTTACCTATCATTTTGCTTAATTCTTCTGCATCTTTTGCAGAGTTCATTGTAAAGACAACTTGATAGCCTACATTACTTCGTAAAATATTCAAATCATCTTCACCATAATATTTTTTAATCTGCTCATAGCTTTGTGTGATATAAATGGGAATCAATCCATAACTTCTACAAAGCGCAGGAGCTTCTAGCAAGAAAGGCATTTTTCCAAAACGCACAAATTCATCACCAATAAAATAAATGAATTTATTGGGGTCAGCATTTCCTTCCCCGCTCATCAACTTTTTAAACATTGTCTCTACAAAGATTCTAATGAGTGGGGCTAAAATGTCAATATCTTCTGTTTGAATCACAATGTAGCAACTAATTTTTTCCTTTCTTAAATCGTAATAATCAAAGCTCATTTTTGCGGTGGCATTATCTACATTGGGATTTTGAAACACAGCCATAAAAGTATCAAAGGTAGATTTCACACTTGCAAATTCATTGTCTGCGACAATCGTATAAGCATTGGCTTGATTTCTTGTAATGTCGTGCAAAGTTTCATCATTTGCAACTGCTTTAAAAAAGGCTTTACTTGAATCTTTAGAGAGGTCTCTTGTAATTTTTTGTGTAAATTCATTTTGTGTCGCTAATCCAAATTGCAATTTAATGTCGTCAGGGATTTCATCATAAAAATCTTTTTTAGGAGCTTGAGCAATTTCACCTAAACTTGTATGTTTATTCTTTTGCATAAAATAAGTAGCAAAGAAAGTAAATAATGTTTTAGCACTTACAACCCAATGGTCGTTTTCTTTCCCTTTTTCACCTATGAAAATTGTTCCTGCAATTTGGTCTGCAAGTTGCTTCATTTTCACATAATCCATATCCGCAATTACTTTTCTATCAAAAGGATTAAAAAACATTGTATTTTCATCTGGATAAAGGGGGGAGAATCGCAAAATTCTATTCCCAAATTTTTCTTGTCTATATCCTGCACTAAGATAAAAAAGCTCCCCCTTAATATCTAAAACAACAACAGAGCAAGGGAGACTAAAGAGATTGGGCAAAGCAATAGAGGCGGTTTTTCCTGTTCCGGGAGGAGCTACAATCAAACAAGATAGCGGGCTTACACATCTTAAAAATTGTTCTATTTCATCGGGTTTGTTTTTGAGTTTTTCTATAAAAGTTTTTTTCTTATACAAACAACCTAACATTAAGCCTTGTTCGTTATTAAT carries:
- a CDS encoding type IV secretory system conjugative DNA transfer family protein, whose protein sequence is MDKKITLQKWLLGLFVCIVLGIVLFFSSVKYIFNPNFTDVFHTGLLLLQNLTSGKLKFKAYLTILFALMPLIVLIVYFIIYNEKSLEDYGNASFAKKEDYKKMGINNEQGLMLGCLYKKKTFIEKLKNKPDEIEQFLRCVSPLSCLIVAPPGTGKTASIALPNLFSLPCSVVVLDIKGELFYLSAGYRQEKFGNRILRFSPLYPDENTMFFNPFDRKVIADMDYVKMKQLADQIAGTIFIGEKGKENDHWVVSAKTLFTFFATYFMQKNKHTSLGEIAQAPKKDFYDEIPDDIKLQFGLATQNEFTQKITRDLSKDSSKAFFKAVANDETLHDITRNQANAYTIVADNEFASVKSTFDTFMAVFQNPNVDNATAKMSFDYYDLRKEKISCYIVIQTEDIDILAPLIRIFVETMFKKLMSGEGNADPNKFIYFIGDEFVRFGKMPFLLEAPALCRSYGLIPIYITQSYEQIKKYYGEDDLNILRSNVGYQVVFTMNSAKDAEELSKMIGKFTRKKISRSQGNLDLIKSSDSTSSEGYELVPAQDILNMPNTDILILVRGFVKHPIKAKVNYWFKNPQWKGADKIPLKSNEELEKAQIEQTKKELQETEKEKESTETAKINSYVQIVNENPLQAKKNEPKASKVNPYMQVVVDKNEEKARQILASRKRQEEVKQESQEQEVLNTIQPFTKEEKQEIIRQAQENIENKAMESINTENPQKEEKLELENAEVEQAQLTSKDKIAYIEKELGKEGYKTFLLHLATPDDLDTTPTEIKIEQMRNLITENKIPINTIKDIIKEIKNKNEESENP